In Massilia sp. METH4, the genomic window CTGACCGGCGGCTCCTCGATCATGCCAGGCATGGTCGAAATGGCGGAGGACATCTTCCTGAAACCGGCGCGCCTCGGCACGCCGGACTATCGCGGCCAGCTGGCCGACGTGGTGCGCAGCCCCCGCTACGCCACCGTGCTCGGCCTGCTGCTGGAGGCGAAGAAGCAGTATCTGCGCGGGCACATCGTGACGCGCCAGGACGGGTCCGTGAAGGCGGTCTGGCAACGCATGAAGGAATGGTTCCTCGGGAATTTCTGAGGACACAGTAGAAACCAGGGTCGAGTAATTTTAAAATATTCGCGGTCGTCAAGCCCGGTCCTTCTACCGATAAGCAAGGGCTGGCAATTGAAGGGCGCATTCTTCTTCTAGGAGCACATCATGGAGTTCGATATGGTCGATAACGCATCACTGGGAACGGTGATCAAAGTGGTCGGTGTGGGCGGCGCGGGCGGTAACGCGGTGCAGCACATGATCAACAAGGGCATGAGCGGCGTGGAATTCATCGCCGCCAATACGGATGCCCAGGCGTTGTCGGCTTCCAAGGCCGACAACATCATCCAGATCGGCGAGACCGGCCTGGGCGCGGGCATGAAGCCCGACGTCGGCCGCAAGCTGGCCGAGGAATCGCGCAACCGCATCGAGGATGCGCTGCGCGGTGCGCACATGGTGTTCATCGCCGCCGGCATGGGCGGCGGCACCGGCACCGGCGCCGCCCCGATCGTCGCGGAAGTGGCGAAGTCGCTGGGCGCGCTGACCGTGGCCGTGGTCTCCAAGCCGTTCTCGCACGAAGGCCAGAAGTGCATGGAGATCGCCGAAGAAGGCCTGGAGCAGCTGTCGCAGAACGTCGACTCGCTGATCGTGATCCTGAACGAGAAGCTCGAAGAGATCTACGAGGATGAATCGCTGATCGAATGGCTGCAGCATGCCGACGACGTGCTGAACAACGCGGTCGCCGGCATCGCCGAGATCATCAACGTGCCGGGCCACATCAACGTCGACTTCAACGACGTGAAGACGATCATGGGCGAGCAGGGCAAGGCCATGATGGGCACCGCCGTCGCTTCCGGCGTGGACCGCGCGCGCATCGCCGCGGAACAGGCCGTGGCATCGCCGCTGCTGGACGGCATCGACCTGTCCGGCGCGCGCGGCGTGCTGGTCAACGTGACCGCGAGCCGTGGCCTGAAGGGCAAGGAAATCAAGGAAGTCATGGCTGCCGTGCGCGCCTTCGCCGCGCCGGACGCATCGATCGCACAGGGCATCGCTTACGACGATTCGATGGGCGATGCGATCCGCGTCACCGTGGTGGCCACGGGCCTGGGCAAGAACAAGAAGCACGTGCAGTTGGTGCCGCAGCAGATGCTGCGCACGGGCACCCACAACAACCCTTTGAACCCGCAGGCTGGCCTGGCCGGTGCCACCGGTTCCGTGACGATGGGCGCGGGCGTGGCCGGCGGCCACTCGTTCGAAGGCATGAAGGCGCCGGCCGTATGGCGCCGCGAATCGGCTTCCGAGCAGGTGCGCGCGATGGAAAAGAACGGCATGGAAACCTACGACATCCCGGCCTTCCTGCGCAAGCAGGCCGACTGATCGGATTGGATTCGCGGAGTCCTCGCGGGCTCCGTCTTCGCCGGCCTACGTGAGAGGGGCCGGCGCTTTCGAGCGGGTTCGCTCGCGCTCTGGCATACTGCCGGAGCTGCCGCCTCGGGTAGCTGCCCGCGGCGGTTTTTTTTCGCCTAGTTTTTCTGCTTGAGTGAGGAGTACGAACATGACCATCAAAATCGGCGATACCCTGCCGGAAGGCACGCTGTCCGAATACATCGAAGTCGAAACCGAAGCCTGCTCGCTGGGCCCCAACACGTTCAACGTGCAAGACCTCGTCAAGGGCAAGAAGATCGCGATCTTCGGCCTGCCGGGCGCCTACACGCCCACCTGCTCGGCCAAGCACGTGCCCGGCTTCGTGCAGCACGCGGAAGAGTTCAAGGCCAAGGGCGTGGACGAGATCTGGTGCATCGCCGTGAACGACGCGTTCGTGATGGGCGCCTGGGGCCGCGAACAGAAGTCCACCGGCATCGTGCGCATGATGGCCGACGGTAACGCCGCCTTCACGAAGGCGCTGGGCCTGGATGCCGATTTCTCGAAATTCGGCATGGGTACCCGCTCGCAGCGCTACTCGATGCTGGTCGAGGATGGTGTCGTCAAGCAGCTGAACATCGAGCAGGGCGGCAAGTTCGAGGTGTCGAACGCGGAGACGCTGCTGGGCCAGCTGTAAGCAGACTGAGTCGAAGGCAAGGCCGCGCATTGCGCGGCTT contains:
- the ftsZ gene encoding cell division protein FtsZ, producing the protein MEFDMVDNASLGTVIKVVGVGGAGGNAVQHMINKGMSGVEFIAANTDAQALSASKADNIIQIGETGLGAGMKPDVGRKLAEESRNRIEDALRGAHMVFIAAGMGGGTGTGAAPIVAEVAKSLGALTVAVVSKPFSHEGQKCMEIAEEGLEQLSQNVDSLIVILNEKLEEIYEDESLIEWLQHADDVLNNAVAGIAEIINVPGHINVDFNDVKTIMGEQGKAMMGTAVASGVDRARIAAEQAVASPLLDGIDLSGARGVLVNVTASRGLKGKEIKEVMAAVRAFAAPDASIAQGIAYDDSMGDAIRVTVVATGLGKNKKHVQLVPQQMLRTGTHNNPLNPQAGLAGATGSVTMGAGVAGGHSFEGMKAPAVWRRESASEQVRAMEKNGMETYDIPAFLRKQAD
- a CDS encoding peroxiredoxin, whose protein sequence is MTIKIGDTLPEGTLSEYIEVETEACSLGPNTFNVQDLVKGKKIAIFGLPGAYTPTCSAKHVPGFVQHAEEFKAKGVDEIWCIAVNDAFVMGAWGREQKSTGIVRMMADGNAAFTKALGLDADFSKFGMGTRSQRYSMLVEDGVVKQLNIEQGGKFEVSNAETLLGQL